The Halodesulfovibrio sp. genome contains a region encoding:
- the hcp gene encoding hydroxylamine reductase, whose protein sequence is MFCNQCEQTAKGTGCEKIGVCGKKADVASLQDLTVYALRGLALAALKKGDNSNNLGHFTSKMLFTTLTNVNFTPEDFQKFINEIVAHRRALDTHFQSGPGAFEPAETLEGLIAQGEAHSIKNFDTDEDIRSAKQLLLYGMKGLCAYVDHAAVLGQQDSAVYHFVYTGLAAGYDDTERDLQAWLGLCLKCGEVNLRAMELLDAANTGTFGHPEPTEVPLGHVPGKAILVSGHDLQDLYLLLKQTEGKGINIYTHGEMLPCHAYPELKKFEHFYGHFGTAWQNQHKEFPEFPGAILFTTNCIQKPQDVYKDNVFTTGLVGWPGLTHIGPTKDFTPVIDRALAQPGFTDTVDNGSVLCGFGRNSVMSVAEQVIEGVKAGAIRHFFLVGGCDGAKPGRNYYTEFVEQAPQDTVILTLACGKFRFFDKKIGDIGGIPRLLDVGQCNDAYSAIQIAIALAGAFECDVNELPLSLILSWYEQKAVVILLTLLSLGIKDIRLGPSLPAFISPNILNVLVENYGIKPISTPEEDLKAILG, encoded by the coding sequence ATGTTCTGTAACCAGTGTGAACAGACAGCCAAAGGAACCGGCTGCGAAAAAATCGGCGTATGTGGTAAAAAAGCAGACGTAGCATCTCTGCAAGATCTCACCGTGTACGCACTTCGCGGTCTTGCTCTTGCCGCACTGAAAAAAGGGGACAACAGCAACAACCTTGGTCACTTTACATCCAAAATGCTGTTCACCACTCTTACGAATGTAAACTTTACTCCTGAAGATTTCCAAAAATTTATCAACGAAATCGTTGCACACCGCAGAGCGCTTGATACCCACTTCCAGAGCGGACCGGGTGCATTTGAACCTGCCGAAACCCTCGAAGGTCTTATTGCTCAGGGCGAAGCACATTCAATTAAAAACTTCGATACAGACGAAGACATTCGTTCTGCAAAACAGCTTCTTCTCTACGGCATGAAAGGTCTCTGTGCGTATGTTGACCACGCAGCAGTGCTCGGTCAGCAAGATTCCGCCGTGTACCATTTCGTATACACAGGTCTTGCAGCCGGTTACGACGATACAGAACGCGACCTTCAGGCATGGCTTGGTCTCTGCCTCAAGTGCGGTGAAGTGAACCTTCGCGCAATGGAACTTCTTGATGCAGCAAACACCGGAACCTTCGGTCACCCAGAACCTACTGAAGTTCCTCTTGGTCACGTACCGGGTAAAGCAATCCTCGTTTCCGGTCACGATCTTCAAGACCTCTACCTTCTTCTCAAGCAAACAGAAGGCAAAGGCATCAATATTTACACGCATGGCGAAATGCTTCCATGCCACGCATACCCAGAGCTTAAAAAGTTTGAACACTTCTACGGACACTTTGGTACTGCATGGCAGAACCAGCATAAGGAATTCCCAGAGTTTCCGGGCGCTATCCTCTTTACTACAAACTGCATCCAGAAGCCTCAGGATGTATACAAAGATAACGTATTCACAACTGGTCTTGTTGGCTGGCCTGGTCTTACACATATTGGACCGACAAAAGACTTCACACCAGTTATTGATCGCGCTCTCGCACAGCCGGGCTTTACAGATACCGTAGACAACGGAAGTGTACTTTGCGGATTTGGTCGCAACTCCGTAATGAGCGTTGCAGAACAGGTGATTGAAGGTGTTAAAGCTGGCGCAATCCGCCACTTCTTCCTTGTTGGTGGTTGTGACGGCGCAAAACCGGGACGTAACTACTACACCGAGTTTGTTGAGCAGGCTCCACAGGATACCGTAATCCTTACCCTTGCCTGTGGTAAATTCCGCTTCTTTGATAAGAAAATCGGTGACATCGGCGGCATTCCACGTCTGCTTGATGTTGGTCAGTGTAACGATGCATACTCTGCAATTCAGATTGCAATCGCCCTTGCCGGTGCATTTGAATGCGATGTTAACGAGCTTCCACTGTCCTTGATTCTCAGCTGGTACGAGCAGAAAGCTGTGGTAATTCTCCTTACCCTTCTCTCTCTCGGCATTAAAGATATTCGACTTGGACCTTCTCTCCCAGCATTTATCAGCCCGAACATCCTCAACGTTCTGGTAGAGAATTACGGAATTAAGCCTATTTCCACTCCAGAAGAAGACCTTAAAGCTATCCTTGGATAG
- the thrS gene encoding threonine--tRNA ligase has protein sequence MNVSIEGQVVEVAADASCRDALREVLSGKKLKTVLAAKCGTTTLDITATVPAGCEEITPVYADTPEGLDLLRHSTAHIMADAVKRLFPSAKVTIGPSIQNGFYYDFDVERPFTTEDLEAIEAEMTKIIREAAPFTCEVVSKEEAKKIFADMGENYKLELIDAVDDDVVSIYRHGEFADLCRGPHLPTTGYVKAFKLMSVAGAYWRGDEKNPMLSRIYGTAFADPKALKKYLNHLEEAKKRDHRKLGTALDLFSFQEEGGVGMAYWHPKGALVRTILEDFERKEHLKRGYDIVQAPQILKRELWERSGHYDNYRENMYFTEIDEVPYGVKPMNCVAHMLIYKSHMRSYRDLPMRYFELGVVHRHEKSGVLHGLMRVRQFTQDDAHIICRPDQLQEEIVGVLNFVKDIMNVFGFEYSLELSTRPEKSIGEDADWELATDSLIKALKAIDLPYEINEGDGAFYGPKIDVKLRDCLDREWQCATVQCDFTLPERFDLGYVGEDGERHRPVMVHRVILGSVERFIGILTEHYAGAFPTWLAPVQARVLTVTDAHNEFAEKVKAELLKEGIRIEADTRNEKLGFKVREAQVSKIPYMLVIGDKEIEEQGVNVRMRKGENLGLKSISEVAELIKADCEEPFKSGGLSYRFS, from the coding sequence GTGAACGTGTCTATTGAAGGACAAGTTGTAGAGGTAGCAGCAGATGCAAGCTGCCGTGATGCCCTGAGAGAAGTACTCAGTGGTAAAAAACTCAAGACTGTGTTGGCTGCAAAATGCGGTACAACGACGCTTGATATTACTGCAACTGTTCCAGCAGGTTGTGAAGAAATTACGCCTGTATACGCTGACACGCCGGAAGGTCTGGATTTGCTCAGACACTCTACTGCACACATTATGGCTGATGCAGTAAAACGTCTGTTCCCATCTGCTAAGGTTACTATTGGTCCTTCTATTCAAAACGGTTTTTACTACGACTTTGACGTAGAGCGTCCGTTTACTACTGAAGATCTTGAAGCCATTGAAGCAGAAATGACAAAGATCATCCGTGAGGCTGCTCCTTTCACCTGTGAAGTTGTTTCTAAAGAAGAAGCTAAAAAAATCTTCGCAGACATGGGTGAGAACTACAAACTTGAACTTATCGACGCTGTTGATGACGATGTAGTTTCCATCTACCGCCACGGTGAATTTGCAGACCTGTGTCGCGGACCTCATCTTCCTACTACAGGATACGTTAAGGCGTTCAAACTCATGTCTGTTGCTGGTGCGTACTGGCGCGGTGATGAAAAGAACCCTATGCTTTCCCGTATCTACGGAACTGCGTTTGCAGATCCGAAGGCACTGAAAAAATACCTTAACCATCTTGAAGAAGCAAAAAAACGCGATCACCGTAAACTCGGTACCGCACTTGACCTTTTCAGTTTTCAGGAAGAAGGCGGCGTAGGTATGGCGTACTGGCATCCAAAAGGTGCATTGGTACGTACTATCCTTGAAGATTTTGAACGCAAAGAGCACTTAAAACGTGGGTACGATATCGTACAGGCACCGCAGATCCTCAAGCGTGAGCTTTGGGAGCGTTCCGGTCATTACGATAACTACCGCGAAAATATGTACTTCACTGAAATTGATGAAGTTCCATATGGTGTAAAACCGATGAACTGCGTTGCACATATGCTTATTTATAAGTCCCATATGCGCAGCTACCGTGACCTGCCAATGCGTTATTTTGAGCTTGGTGTGGTTCACCGTCACGAAAAGTCCGGCGTTTTGCACGGTCTTATGCGTGTACGTCAGTTCACTCAGGATGATGCTCACATCATTTGCCGTCCTGACCAGCTTCAGGAAGAGATTGTTGGTGTTCTTAACTTTGTTAAAGACATTATGAATGTTTTCGGTTTTGAATACTCTCTTGAGCTTTCCACCCGTCCTGAAAAATCCATTGGCGAAGACGCAGATTGGGAACTGGCAACAGATTCTCTGATTAAAGCGCTTAAAGCCATTGATCTTCCTTACGAGATAAATGAAGGTGACGGTGCGTTTTACGGGCCGAAGATTGACGTAAAACTTCGCGACTGCCTTGACAGAGAATGGCAATGTGCTACCGTTCAGTGTGATTTTACCTTGCCAGAACGCTTTGACTTAGGGTACGTGGGCGAAGATGGTGAACGTCACCGTCCTGTAATGGTTCATCGCGTTATCCTTGGTTCGGTTGAACGTTTTATCGGTATTCTTACAGAACACTACGCAGGTGCTTTCCCAACTTGGCTTGCACCTGTTCAGGCACGCGTATTGACCGTTACCGATGCACACAACGAATTTGCAGAAAAAGTCAAAGCGGAACTTCTGAAAGAAGGTATTCGCATTGAAGCAGATACTCGTAATGAAAAGCTGGGCTTCAAAGTTCGTGAAGCTCAGGTTTCTAAGATCCCGTACATGCTAGTTATCGGGGATAAAGAGATTGAAGAACAAGGTGTCAACGTACGTATGCGTAAGGGCGAAAATCTTGGTCTTAAATCCATTTCGGAAGTGGCAGAGCTTATTAAAGCTGATTGTGAAGAACCGTTTAAAAGCGGAGGGTTAAGCTATCGCTTTTCCTAA
- a CDS encoding AAA family ATPase has product MKLAFAGKGGVGKTTLTAWMADYLARKGQNVWLVDADTALSLGEACGIDRSSLPEALIHREDLIRDRIRQENTSMFTLNPDVSDLPEALSVELPVVGKVEQGVDVGAKRLLVMGTVTGAGGGCACAANTLLKAILAHLVLERNDWVLVDLEAGVEHLGRGTVAHVDGLVVVSEPSMRGLQTAADVGTMAGELGLSKQVLVLNRSDIESPELPDLEGLPSQVVSMPYLASLAARQLTTGNVLGLPDDEIDAVVQRVLASFGAKVM; this is encoded by the coding sequence ATGAAGTTAGCATTTGCAGGCAAAGGTGGTGTAGGCAAAACAACCCTCACTGCATGGATGGCAGATTATCTCGCACGAAAAGGACAGAATGTATGGCTGGTTGATGCCGACACAGCTCTTTCGTTGGGTGAAGCCTGCGGTATAGATAGAAGTAGCTTGCCAGAAGCGCTTATTCATCGGGAAGATTTAATCCGTGACCGTATCAGGCAGGAAAACACATCCATGTTTACGCTTAACCCTGACGTGAGCGACTTGCCGGAGGCGCTTTCTGTTGAACTTCCTGTTGTCGGAAAGGTTGAGCAGGGCGTAGACGTCGGTGCAAAGCGTTTACTTGTCATGGGGACAGTGACCGGAGCCGGAGGGGGGTGTGCATGTGCTGCGAATACACTTCTTAAAGCAATTTTGGCACATCTGGTTCTCGAAAGAAACGACTGGGTGCTCGTCGATTTAGAAGCAGGAGTGGAGCATCTGGGACGCGGAACCGTAGCGCATGTAGACGGTCTTGTTGTGGTCTCTGAACCAAGTATGCGAGGGTTGCAGACTGCCGCAGATGTTGGAACCATGGCAGGCGAATTGGGCTTGAGTAAACAGGTGCTGGTACTTAACCGTTCTGATATTGAATCTCCAGAATTACCTGACCTTGAAGGACTTCCTTCTCAGGTTGTTTCGATGCCGTACCTTGCGTCACTTGCTGCACGGCAGCTTACAACAGGGAATGTACTTGGACTACCGGATGATGAAATTGATGCCGTAGTTCAGCGAGTTTTGGCGAGTTTTGGAGCCAAAGTGATGTAG
- a CDS encoding class I SAM-dependent methyltransferase, which yields MKQSLLFRATASNYAPSLPSLYDVWDLGIANSLIWRCPTKFLRQHFRTHVTLNHLDVGVGSGYFLDKCLLEQKRRLALIDTDNTTLEAAATRIERFKPEVYQADVLSPLNLPCKKFDSISINYLFHNISGAIKEKAVLMDHLKEYLHDGGTIFGSTILSHGVCHSFAAQKLMAFYNQNGRFSNTRDYRNGLREELESRFTSVKIEVKGSVALFSARNGER from the coding sequence ATGAAACAATCACTACTTTTTCGCGCTACTGCATCTAATTACGCGCCATCACTACCTTCGCTCTATGACGTATGGGATCTTGGCATTGCAAACTCGTTGATATGGCGTTGCCCTACAAAATTCCTCCGCCAGCATTTCCGTACCCATGTAACACTGAACCATCTTGATGTCGGTGTTGGCTCCGGCTATTTTCTTGATAAATGCTTGCTTGAACAAAAACGACGCCTTGCGTTAATCGATACAGACAACACAACGCTCGAAGCTGCAGCGACTCGTATTGAACGCTTCAAGCCAGAAGTCTATCAGGCAGATGTGCTTTCACCGCTCAACTTGCCATGCAAAAAGTTCGACTCCATCAGTATTAACTATCTTTTCCACAATATTTCCGGTGCGATAAAAGAAAAAGCAGTTCTCATGGATCATTTAAAAGAATATCTCCATGACGGCGGCACTATTTTCGGCTCAACAATCCTGAGCCACGGAGTCTGCCATAGTTTTGCAGCACAAAAGCTTATGGCTTTCTACAATCAAAACGGTAGATTTTCTAATACTCGCGATTACCGCAACGGCTTACGGGAAGAGCTTGAATCCAGATTCACCAGCGTTAAAATTGAAGTAAAAGGGAGCGTCGCGTTATTCTCTGCTCGCAACGGTGAACGGTAG